From the genome of Candidatus Defluviilinea proxima:
CATGTTTTGTTTATGTAGGGGCGGGGTCTCCCCGCCCAATCTCGTGTTGGAAGGTTACAAGGGCGAAATGACCTCGCCCCTACGCTATCAACGACGGCAAGATCGCGTAGAACTCTGTCGCTTTCACCATATCTTCGAGCGAAACCGAATCGTTCACGGTGTGCGCGGTCTCTTCATCGCCGGGGCCAAAGCCGATAGAAGGAATGCCTGCTTTGCCCGCCCAGTAAATACCGTTCGTGGAGAAGTTCCACTTGCCGCTGGGGGCGGAGGGCAAACCAATTTGTTCACGAGCCAACTGTCCCGCACGGACGAGAGCGTGATCTTCATCCAATGCCCAAGCAGGGAAATATTTATCAACGGGGAAAACAAATCCTGTATAGGACGGTTCGTCGTAAAAGAGTTCTTCGAGTTTGACGCTGTCTTTGTACTCTGTGGGAATCAACGCTTCGACCTGCGCTCGAACCTGTTCCTTCGTTTCACCAAAGGTCATTCTGCGATCAATGAAGATGACCGCTTCATCGGGCACGGCGTTGATGGACGGGGTCTTGACGTGCATATCGCTGACCGTGATCTTGCCATGACCGAGGAACGGATGGTCGCCGAGTTGTGGTTCGAGATCGCGGATGCCCGCAATGACGGGAAGCAGTTTGTAGATGGCGTTATCACCGAGGTGATTCGACGCGGCATGCGCAGACTTACCCTTCGAGGTGATCTTCATCTCAAGGCGGCCTTTGTGACCACGATACGTGAGCATCTTGGTGGGTTCACCGATGACGACGAAATCAGGCTTGATGCCGGGGTCTACTTCGACGAAGGTGTTGGGAGCGATGCCATCACACCATTCTTCCATGTTGCCAAAGTAGTAGGCCGTCCAGCCATCGAGCAGACCGAGGTCACGCGCCATGGCGAGGCCGTAGATCATGCCGGGCGTGGAGCCTTTTTCATCACAGGCGCCGCGCGCATAGAGAACGCCGTCTTCGATCTTGCCTTTGAACGGATCCCAACCCCATGAGGCGGGGTCACCCACACCGACGGTGTCAATGTGTGAATCGTAGACGATGGTACGTGGACCATTGCCGATACGACCAACCGTGTTACCCATCTTGTCAAAGCGGACTTCGTCGAAGCCGAGCTTTTTCATCTCAGCCTGAATGCGCTCCCCAACGGGGCCGATCTTTGAATCCATACTGGGGATCTCGCAGATCTCGAGCATGAATTGAATGATCTCTTCACGTGAAGCATTTACTCGTTTTTGTATTTCAGTTAGTTTGTTTGTCATAATGACTCCTTGAAGTTACCACTGAGTTCACTGAGCGTTTTGAGTTTTCTTCTTAGCTACAGGGAACACTGAGTTTTAGAAAATGAAAATTTTATTGAACCACGAAGACACGGAAACACTGAGAAAACTATTTAGAATCTCCGTGACTCTGTGGCTCCGTGGTTAGCAAGGCTGAGGCTTTCAATGGTCATTTATTCCTCATGCCATAAATCGAACATACCTAAAGCAATCACCACAGCCGTCACTCAACCAAAACTCAAACTCTCTGTGGCAAATACCTATGGCAAAAAAGCTAATTCCCGATCTTCCTCACTACATGGAAGTTGAAGTAGCCGGGGATGAAGTAGCTGAAGGTGTAATCCACTACAGCGCCGCCCTGGGCATAGATCTGGGAGGAGAATTGAAGCAAGACATCGCCGCGTTGGATCTCGAGGGCTTTGGCAACTTCGGCTGTGGCGTTGGTTGCGCTGATGGCGGCCCGGGAGGAGACCAACTTATCGCCGCGAGCCAGCATAAAGTCGAGGACAGAGCCGGTGAACGATGCAGGCATATCGCCAGTCTTGAGCACGTCATATGGAAGCACATCCACAAGATATGCGACCGGGCGTCCTTCGGCACTGATGACACGTTGCACACGAGTGAGGCGCGTATTCACACGAACATTGAGATGCTTGGCGCTATCTTCATCTGCTTCCACTTGCTCGATCTGGAGGCCGCCGATCGAGATTTCCAAGTTCATGCGGTGCGCCATGGTGTCGAGGCTTTCCAACACTTCGAGCCCGGCATCAATGACAGGGACCTTCCCCACCACGTATGTGCCTGAGCCCTGACGGCGGCGGATGAGACCTTGCGTTTCAAAGGTACGCATGGCCTCGCGCAACGTGGCACGGGAAACGCCCATCTTCTTTGCCAGTTCAGGCTCCGATGTAAGACGTTCACCCGCAGGGGTCTTTGCGATCAATTCAGCCAGGTCGGCTTGCAAACGTTGAAAAGGGAAATTGGCCATTCGTCCTCCAGAAAAAATATTTGAAATGCTAACCGTGATATCTGCCATCGATCAGTGGAATTTCTGAGATGGGCTTCAAGGTCACATTTTCGTTTGAGACAAAATCAAGAACTACTTGAAAGTTTTGATCCGGTGCATGGACCGAGTCAATGAACAATGCCGTGTCAGGTTCCCAAGTGCGGAAGCGTTCACGTTGATGTTGAATGCGCTCCCAATTGGCCACATGCCGGTCGTTCGTTTGATGGAAGCGGGTCGTGACTCGTTCCTGCCACACCGCTTCATCAGACACATATACATAGATCGGCAAGAACTGCGCTTGATATTTGCGAGCCAGTTCCTGTGCGTGATGGCGGTCTGTGTTCATAAAAACCGACTCGGCGATGACACTGAGGCCCAATTTGAGTTGGGCCTCGATCAGGTCGAGCAGAATGGATACTTTCGCGTCCCAGAACGGGATGCCTGCGTTCTCCGGCACTTCGCCGATGACATCGTCAATGCACAAGAGCGGAAAACGCAGTGTACGTGCAAGGCGTTCGGCCAACGTGGACTTGCCCGTGCCGGGCAAACCCGAGAAAATGATCAACTTGCTTTGCATTGCGATCCGTCAAGCCGATGCTACATAGTACAGCAACAGAACCCCCAAGAAAAATGGGACGGCCAGCAACCACGAGATCATTTCACGCCCACGATACATGGCGAACCCAGAGGCAAAGGGAAACAGCGGCAGTAAAAAGACAGGCGAACGCACGATCGGGAATCCGCTTAACAGCCACGAAAAAGGGAGCGACAGCACGGCCGCCGTAACCAGCAAACGATAATCACGCCTAAACAGGCCAACACCCGCCAGGATCACCGTGACAAGGATGATGGGCCAACCGAGAAAGATCGAGAAAAGAAGCTCAAGCATTTCAGCAGGTTATTTGTTTTTCTTCGAGGGATACATGACCGCATCGATAAAGCGCAGAATATCGGCGCCGGTGTTATTGAAGCAATGGGTCTCATTCGGTTGGATATAGATCACCGAACCTTCACGGATCGGGTGGGAGCCTTCCTCTGTCACCACCTCGCCGCGGCCGACCAATACGAAGATCTCGTGTTCTGATTCGTGATGATGCATGGGTGTGGATTTCAAGGGGGCCAACTCCAACAAGCGCATGGAGAAGTTCACAGCCCCCTGTGACGCAGTGATCGCCCAACGAGCGGTCAGGCCTTCCACGCCAGTTTGTTCCACGGTCAGTTCACGATAGTTTTTGATGTACATCAGGTATTCTTTCCTTTCAAGTGGTAAATAAGTGTATTCCGCGCTGAGCGGAGCGTCCTTCGACTTCGGGTTTCGCATCAACCGCTCAACCCTCCGCTCAGGACGGAAATCCTATTGAAAAAGAGCGAAGTCGAAGCGTGAATAATCCATTTCAGACTTCATGCAGATAACAGCCTCTTCGCGGCTTGATTATGTTTCTCGATCAGTTTTCTTTCATCGACTGTGACAGCGCGTCCTTCTTTAACGATGAATTTGCCTCCCACAACCGTATAATCCACGCGGACGCTTTGTCCGAACACGATGGCAGAGACGGGGTCATGCATGCCGCTAAATTCGATGCGGTTTAAGTTCACGGCAAAGAAGTCGGCGCATTTGCCGGGTTCGAGCGAGCCGATGTCGTTACGTCCAAGCACCGCCGCCCCACCGCGTGTGCCGAGGTGGAGAGCTTCACGTGCCGTCATTAACTTTCTATTGGGGTCGTTGGATAATGAGTAACCGGTCATCCCCTCTTTCACACGCGAGACCAACATCGCGTTGCGGACTTCGGCCAGGAGGTGCGAACCATCGTTGGAGGCGGAGCCATCCACGCCGAGGCCAACGTTGACGCCTGCCTTGCGATATTCTTTGATCGGAGCAATGCCAGAGGCCAACCGCATATTCGAGGTGGGACAATGCGCCACGCCGCAGTTATGTTTGGCGAAGACTTTGATCTCTTCGTCGTTGACCCAGACCGCGTGCGCGAACCAGACATCGTCGCCGATCCAATCCACTTCTTGCATGTACCCAACGGGACGGTGTCCGAATTTCTGTAAGCAGAATTGTTCTTCGTCTTCGGTCTCAGCGAGGTGTGTGTGGAGATGCACGCCGTATTCGCGCGCGAGCTTGGCAGATTGCTTCATCAAATCGGAGGTGACGCTGAACGGTGAGCACGGCGCAAGGACGATCTGCACCATGGAACCGAGTTTGGCATCGTGATATTGTTCGATGAGACGTTGTGAGTCTTTGAGGATGTTCTCTTCGGTATCCACCACGCTATCGGGCGGGAGTCCGCCTTGCGATTCGCCGAGGGACATGGAGCCGCGCGAGGCATGCAGGCGTAAACCGATTTCGTTGGCCGCAGCAATCTCATCGTCCAGTTTGGAACCGTTCGGAAAGAGGTAGAGATGGTCTGATGCGGTGGTACAACCCGAAAGGGCGAGTTCGGTCAATGCGGTGGAAGTCGAAATAAAAATATCTTCGGGGGTGAGGCGTGCCCAGATCGGGTAGAGGGTCTTGAGCCAGTTGAAGAGATTGGCATCTTGCGCGGCAGGGACGGCACGCGTGAGGGTCTGGTAGAAGTGATGATGGGTGTTGACGAGGCCCGGCACGACGACGTGACCGGTGAGGTCGAGCACTTCATCGGCGGTATCGGGGAGTTTGGAGGTGGGCCCGACCTTTTCGATGATGCCGCGCCGAATAAAAAGACCACCATCCGATAGCTCGGTTTGGTGGTCGTCCATGGTAATGAGGTGGGCGTGCTTTACGAGGAGAGTGGTCATGTGGCCTTCTTGTCGCTTGTCTTCTAGCCGCTTCATTTCAACAAGACGACTAGACCAAATTTGTCTGACAACTCTAGTGTAGCAAAAAAGGAGGAGGATGTCAACGATGATCCGCATCGATAATTCAAGGCGGTGATCATGGATTAGGTAACAGGTTTACAAGATATGAACTCTACTTATCAAGGTTATAATTTTCACATTATTCAAAATTCAATGGAACCACTGGAAACCTATCACCGATGAACACCAAAGAACTCGAAGCCTATCTCTGGGGAGCCGCCAATATCCTGCGCGGACTAATTGACGCGGCCGATTTCAAGCAATATATCTTCCCTTTGTTATTTTTCAAACGTATTAGCGATTTGTGGGATGAAGAATATCAACAAGCAATGAAGGAAAGCGACGGAGACTTGACCTATGCTGAATTTCAAGAAAACCATCGTTTTCAAATTCCAAAAGGCTGTCATTGGGAAGATGTAAGAAAGAAAACCACTAATGTAGGTGCGGCATTGCAAAAAGCATTGCGGGGAATTGAAAAAGCCAACTTTGAAATGCTTCATGATGTCTTTGGCGATGCGCAATGGACGAACAAACGCCGCATGAGCGATGAGAAAATGCTGGACTTGATCGAGCATTTTTCAAAATATAAATTGGCCATTGCCGAAGTTCCACATGATGTGATGGGCGAAGGTTACGAATATCTGATCAAGAAGTTTGCCGATGACAGCGGACATACTGCCGCTGAGTTTTATACCAATCGCACTGTTGTAAAATTGATGACACAAATTACAGATCCTCAGCCTGGCGAGAGTATATATGACCCGACATGCGGGAGCGGTGGTATCTTGCTTGGAAGCGCTTTGCATGTCAAAGAAAAAGGCAAGGAATATCGCACACTCAAACTGTACGGGCAAGAATTGAATCTTATTACCTCAGCGATTGCCCGTATCAATATGTTCATGCATAATGTAGACGAATTCTTGATTGTACAAGGCGATACACTGGATAATCCGCAAATCCTTGAAAATGACGAACTAAAAAAGTTTGATGTAGTTATGGCAAACCCGCCATACAGCGTCAAACGTTGGAATCAAACTAAATGGAAAAATGACCCTTTTGGCAGAAATATTTGGGGTACACCGCCGCAAGGAACTGCGGACTACGCTTTTCAGCAACATATTATGACCAGCTTGAATCCTAAAGCAGGCAGAAGTGTAGTGTTGTGGCCTCATGGTGTGTTGTTCCGCGATGCCGAAAGCGACATTCGCAAGAAGATGATTGAAGGCGATTATGTGGATGCTGTAATTGGCTTGGGAGCAAATTTATTTTACAACAGCAGTATGGAAAGTTGCTTACTCGTCTGCCGCATGAAAAAGCCAAAAGAACGTAAAGGAAAGATTATTTTCATTAATGCAGTAAATGAATTGCATTTAGAAAGAAGTAGTGCATGGCTAGGAAAAGACCACATCAAGAAAATAGCCAATGCCTATCATTCATTCAAAGATATAGACGGCTTCGCAAAGGTTGTAACCAATTCACAGACTCTCGAAAAAAATGGAAACCTGAGTATTCCGCTATATGTAAAAATTGCAAACGAATCTCAACAAGAATCCATGAAGGATACATTGATGGAAATTAAGCAAACACAGGAAGCAATTAACGCTTCAATGGAAAATCTGTTTAAACAACTTGAAAATTTAGGGATTGAGAAATGATAACAGCATCAAGACAAGCGGACATTTTCGCTAAAAAGACTTCTTGGGAAACAATGAAGTTAAGCGACTTGTGTTTGATTGACCCTTCAAGAAAAGAATTAAATGGAATTGATATAAACTTAGATGTATCTTTCGGAATGATGGCTGACCTAGGCGAGCATGTCAGAGAGTTCACACCGAAGGAAACTAAAAAAATTAGTGAGGTTACAAAAGGCGGTTATAGTTACTTCAAAAATGAAGATGTCCTACTTGCCAAAATGACGCCATGCTTTGAAAACGGCAAGAGTGGTATCGCATTGAATTTAGAAAACGGAATCGGTTTTGGCTCAACTGAATTTTATGTATTGAGAAGCAACGGAAAGATATTACCTGATTTAATTTACCATGTCATTTCAAGCGATAAGTTTTTGAATGATGGTCAATACAGTTTAGTTGGAACAACTGGTAGAAGAAGATTGTTAAAGCAGTTCGTAGAATCTTACGAAATTCCCGTCCCACCTCCCGACG
Proteins encoded in this window:
- a CDS encoding YgeY family selenium metabolism-linked hydrolase, whose translation is MTNKLTEIQKRVNASREEIIQFMLEICEIPSMDSKIGPVGERIQAEMKKLGFDEVRFDKMGNTVGRIGNGPRTIVYDSHIDTVGVGDPASWGWDPFKGKIEDGVLYARGACDEKGSTPGMIYGLAMARDLGLLDGWTAYYFGNMEEWCDGIAPNTFVEVDPGIKPDFVVIGEPTKMLTYRGHKGRLEMKITSKGKSAHAASNHLGDNAIYKLLPVIAGIRDLEPQLGDHPFLGHGKITVSDMHVKTPSINAVPDEAVIFIDRRMTFGETKEQVRAQVEALIPTEYKDSVKLEELFYDEPSYTGFVFPVDKYFPAWALDEDHALVRAGQLAREQIGLPSAPSGKWNFSTNGIYWAGKAGIPSIGFGPGDEETAHTVNDSVSLEDMVKATEFYAILPSLIA
- a CDS encoding 8-oxoguanine deaminase gives rise to the protein MTTLLVKHAHLITMDDHQTELSDGGLFIRRGIIEKVGPTSKLPDTADEVLDLTGHVVVPGLVNTHHHFYQTLTRAVPAAQDANLFNWLKTLYPIWARLTPEDIFISTSTALTELALSGCTTASDHLYLFPNGSKLDDEIAAANEIGLRLHASRGSMSLGESQGGLPPDSVVDTEENILKDSQRLIEQYHDAKLGSMVQIVLAPCSPFSVTSDLMKQSAKLAREYGVHLHTHLAETEDEEQFCLQKFGHRPVGYMQEVDWIGDDVWFAHAVWVNDEEIKVFAKHNCGVAHCPTSNMRLASGIAPIKEYRKAGVNVGLGVDGSASNDGSHLLAEVRNAMLVSRVKEGMTGYSLSNDPNRKLMTAREALHLGTRGGAAVLGRNDIGSLEPGKCADFFAVNLNRIEFSGMHDPVSAIVFGQSVRVDYTVVGGKFIVKEGRAVTVDERKLIEKHNQAAKRLLSA
- a CDS encoding cupin domain-containing protein, whose protein sequence is MRNPKSKDAPLSAEYTYLPLERKEYLMYIKNYRELTVEQTGVEGLTARWAITASQGAVNFSMRLLELAPLKSTPMHHHESEHEIFVLVGRGEVVTEEGSHPIREGSVIYIQPNETHCFNNTGADILRFIDAVMYPSKKNK
- a CDS encoding SAM-dependent DNA methyltransferase, with the translated sequence MNTKELEAYLWGAANILRGLIDAADFKQYIFPLLFFKRISDLWDEEYQQAMKESDGDLTYAEFQENHRFQIPKGCHWEDVRKKTTNVGAALQKALRGIEKANFEMLHDVFGDAQWTNKRRMSDEKMLDLIEHFSKYKLAIAEVPHDVMGEGYEYLIKKFADDSGHTAAEFYTNRTVVKLMTQITDPQPGESIYDPTCGSGGILLGSALHVKEKGKEYRTLKLYGQELNLITSAIARINMFMHNVDEFLIVQGDTLDNPQILENDELKKFDVVMANPPYSVKRWNQTKWKNDPFGRNIWGTPPQGTADYAFQQHIMTSLNPKAGRSVVLWPHGVLFRDAESDIRKKMIEGDYVDAVIGLGANLFYNSSMESCLLVCRMKKPKERKGKIIFINAVNELHLERSSAWLGKDHIKKIANAYHSFKDIDGFAKVVTNSQTLEKNGNLSIPLYVKIANESQQESMKDTLMEIKQTQEAINASMENLFKQLENLGIEK
- a CDS encoding ATP-binding protein; translated protein: MQSKLIIFSGLPGTGKSTLAERLARTLRFPLLCIDDVIGEVPENAGIPFWDAKVSILLDLIEAQLKLGLSVIAESVFMNTDRHHAQELARKYQAQFLPIYVYVSDEAVWQERVTTRFHQTNDRHVANWERIQHQRERFRTWEPDTALFIDSVHAPDQNFQVVLDFVSNENVTLKPISEIPLIDGRYHG
- a CDS encoding GntR family transcriptional regulator, which produces MANFPFQRLQADLAELIAKTPAGERLTSEPELAKKMGVSRATLREAMRTFETQGLIRRRQGSGTYVVGKVPVIDAGLEVLESLDTMAHRMNLEISIGGLQIEQVEADEDSAKHLNVRVNTRLTRVQRVISAEGRPVAYLVDVLPYDVLKTGDMPASFTGSVLDFMLARGDKLVSSRAAISATNATAEVAKALEIQRGDVLLQFSSQIYAQGGAVVDYTFSYFIPGYFNFHVVRKIGN